Proteins co-encoded in one Heptranchias perlo isolate sHepPer1 chromosome 9, sHepPer1.hap1, whole genome shotgun sequence genomic window:
- the rtca gene encoding RNA 3'-terminal phosphate cyclase produces the protein MAEYNLEIDGGIMEGGGQILRVCSALSCLLGAKIKIHNIRAGRSTPGLRPQHLSGLEMICDLCDGRLEGAKVGSTEISFSPGKINGGNHVADTKTAGSVCLLMQVSTPCVLFAASPSELVLRGGTNAEMAPQIDYTLQVFKPIIEKFGFQFNCELKMRGYYPKGGGEVRVKMSPVKQLTPINMTERGTITKIHGRAFVAGVLPYKLASEMASAAVRCVRKEMRDIYVNIQSVQEPKDKAYGNGNGIIVCAETSTGCIFAGSALGKRGVAADKVGIEAAEMLMMNLRHGGCVDQYLQDQVIIFMALANGVSKVRSGPLTLHTQTAIHFAEMLTKAKFTVTKIDNQESGLENYIIECEGIGMTNPSF, from the exons ATGGCTGAATACAATTTGGAAATTGACGGAGGGATAATGGAGGGG GGAGGACAGATTTTACGTGTGTGCTCAGCACTAAGTTGTCTTCTAGGAGCCAAGATAAAAATCCACAATATACGAGCAGGGAGAAGCACACCTGGGCTGCG GCCGCAGCATCTGTCAGGACTGGAAATGATTTGTGATTTATGTGATGGTCGTCTTGAAGGAGCAAAAGTAGGTTCCACAGAAATCTCCTTCTCTCCTGGTAAAATCAATGGAGGAAACCACGTTGCAGATACAAAAACAGCGGG GAGCGTCTGTCTATTAATGCAGGTCTCTACTCCATGTGTACTCTTTGCTGCTTCTCCATCAGAACTGGTTTTACGAGGAGGGACCAACGCTGAGATGGCTCCACAAATCGACTATACCTTACAA GTATTTAAACCAATTATTGAAAAGTTTGGATTTCAGTTCAACTGTGAATTAAAAATGAG AGGTTACTATCCAAAGggtggtggtgaggtgagagtaaaaaTGTCTCCAGTAAAACAGCTTACTCCAATAAACATGACAGAAAGAGGAACAATTACAAAGATTCATGGGAGAGCCTTTGTTGCTGGAGTTCTGCCGTATAAA CTTGCAAGTGAGATGGCATCTGCAGCTGTTCGCTGCGTCAGAAAAGAAATGCGTGACATTTACGTAAATATCCAGTCTGTGCAGGAGCCCAAGGACAAGGCTTATGGGAACGGAAATGGAATTAT TGTTTGTGCTGAAACATCTACAGGATGTATCTTCGCAGGATCTGCCCTTGGTAAAAGAG GAGTTGCTGCAGACAAAGTTGGAATCGAAGCTGCAGAGATGCTGATGATGAATCTTCGACATGGTGGTTGCGTGGACCAGTACTTGCAGGACCAG GTCATCATATTCATGGCCCTGGCTAATGGTGTCTCCAAAGTAAGAAGTGGACCCTTGACCCTTCACACCCAGACTGCTATTCATTTTGCAGAAATGCTAACCAAG gctAAGTTTACAGTGACTAAAATAGACAATCAAGAGTCTGGATTAGAAAATTATATCATAGAATGTGAAGGGATTGGAATGACAAACCCCAGCTTCTga